One genomic window of Arachis hypogaea cultivar Tifrunner chromosome 8, arahy.Tifrunner.gnm2.J5K5, whole genome shotgun sequence includes the following:
- the LOC112706494 gene encoding uncharacterized protein isoform X13, whose protein sequence is MDQHHSHYVHHHHHSHHDHNNDDNNTNHTRYAPPPPHHNHSHLPPPPPPPPSLPTPPAPPPQAQPLRYRTIRTPPPPPPYAPNNNHPPSHQNQFPQFNSPNYPNRPFQEEHPISNNHNQPFSQSPRIASRILPGDPFPRRNFPRFDTETRWDPNPGRRIAPDCLLPRNYTPVDLDSELRQHREGVSLPPSAYPAEKIRYDPDRSRWRLEYEYEGNPRKDEEFGCGSGNDANYHNYHRRGVGDLPPRHDLPNGGFGRAPPAMSREINIDLKPGGYVRGYSVEFEDKIPRVGRRDGHGEGKRWLNERRGPKELPDSRFELGTGEIGFAKNVDDDFRVGTREEYGWESGRYSGRGNNREFGHELWRPSLKKQVQKKSALLRIQNAKPSYRNREIEQLRNAGYSAESNTNDFRGKEQCGHVGHGMKQEEREGSPVELDISFESNSLVAKAIVTASTSTVVTDTNMNSVSDADLTPSEKRKKVSVSDSDCSGLEAAKVSRDVVTLNSSSCKVNDCSGSVNDLSLQNNVVNPCSQPCTRETDSVKNEVAGGSTKIHSGKSSPRVVKKKKVVKRVVKKVVGNPKSTMSNSRSVNKVHGCVQPDRVIPSSSSVSVPNKVEPCLEQKNITVDKMSMPGHSSYNLSKDRNQLLEDRNGDLTLLSLGPHSRSRECETDEDSDTQKGAARFESGLNIPNSQSCASTGEAKKIDSECLDANNSVHDLRRMPDTNMVPELLNGSTSKINDVGCDIKQLCQNQESQSCENYSNVRCPQNGFVIDVVDDSVLSSADNIGKSDHTNTYNSASSVYGLISGDLKGSKEKLTVTECGLTGESGFGLMVPTIITKYAILEENPDVINPASSSAMSAPSNSGKIKIHSGTDCIQNAIAVTQGSYSGLVNLEDGTAGQCSDITNDAVKDVSPSYAAISSENCGKEEPFSSSNLSVGFGEGDINNMKKRKARTHSKFLHSKMEGISPKPVNSVSHANDWDTASSVKVKDACCSEVLDQSVQSLGSNLESCLNGIITLHGKKELSEAELCVRDNEIDDANYLSLLSKGIKVTTTSELSDAVVVSKSCADFPVSFSDKQAPEKEVALSSMDVLFSAQSLSCSEDSRKLSDNFVGGSCDARYANNETMSSDHFELKNSDFASYSLREDLDIQFPLLDGECKENGTQMQTDILASGYNKGDMKDSLIHQQSIVSHPSDGDLEEDAPEAPSDVCSQGISEAPERGNLNCTSIQDENNCGDISAVEHGSDLPTCTSPIQHTNKIMKSANATGHSNPVERNLMRQSSQVNSKVSNNGPVSYFSENGSKNTLGGAMPKTQKGRSFIISKSNSKTSASSTHLSNPRTWRRSGNNSQGSLPGNKLSPGKFLPKRQILDRKGNFQNTSYIRKGNSLVRQPTTVSFTQISSVNKSPLSLDELSKSTRSGSRIDVSDQLTLKTGVAEVPQQSQRKPSLSIGTLSEENISSPLVEPPSSGCYENASDPRKLIDINDTPNSSKDDSNQYETPDNQSSPLSKLENQVEANDGHISSFSTKRIVYTKPKTNQLVATSNSRDEKSQTAFSEGYYKRCKNQLVRNMNQTVAVPKATLDSDGQGSCKVLCNRKLSKRQLHKVAGRSFKSLRASLVWTLCGKKSPKNGHNSWHSQRVLPQLFPWKRPTYLRSVIHNSASCSNSTFLSAVRSTRGFSLWKSKVLSVGGSSLKWSKSIEKNSKQANEEATLAVAAVERKKREQKERIFRIGSVRYKMDPSRRTLQRISDDESLSSATADSGLVVKRAYIPRRLVIGNDEYVRIGNGNQLIRDPKKRTRKLANEKVRWSLHTARQRLARKQKYCQFFTRFGKCNKEGGKCPYVHDPSKIAVCTKFLNGLCSTPSCKLTHKVIPERMPDCSYFLQGLCTNRNCPYRHVNVNPKASVCEGFLKGYCADGNECRKKHSCICPTFQATGTCTKGTRCKLHHPEKQKGKKRKRSGDQSNSNSRGRYFASVPINVSEAGIVVIPGQRDLSDDLEGELTDYISLQDDYTKTVGQSLALTLCDSDSLSLQLEDYEVNIKPTLLMKTKGTPRSSWSSVLQS, encoded by the exons ATGGACCAACACCACTCCCACTAcgtccaccaccaccaccacagccaCCATGATCACAACAACGACGACAACAACACCAACCACACTAGGTACGCCCCTCCCCCTCCTCATCACAACCACAGCCACCTCCCTCCGCCGCCCCCTCCGCCCCCGTCCCTCCCCACTCCGCCAGCCCCTCCTCCCCAAGCACAACCCCTCCGCTATCGCACCATCCGCACACCTCCTCCTCCGCCTCCTTATGCCCCCAATAACAACCACCCGCCATCCCATCAAAACCAATTCCCCCAATTCAATTCCCCTAACTACCCTAATCGTCCCTTCCAAGAAGAACACCCAATCTCCAACAACCACAATCAGCCATTTTCCCAATCCCCCAGGATTGCCAGCCGAATCCTCCCGGGCGATCCTTTCCCCCGCCGCAATTTTCCTCGTTTCGACACTGAAACACGCTGGGACCCTAACCCTGGCCGTAGGATCGCTCCCGACTGTCTCCTTCCGAGGAATTATACCCCCGTTGATCTTGACAGTGAATTGCGCCAACACCGTGAAGGGGTCTCGCTGCCGCCCTCGGCATATCCGGCCGAAAAGATTCGATACGATCCCGATcgctccaggtggagacttgaGTATGAGTATGAGGGTAACCCTAGGAAGGATGAGGAGTTTGGTTGCGGCAGCGGTAATGATGCTAATTACCACAATTACCACCGCCGCGGCGTTGGGGATTTGCCACCCAGACACGACTTGCCCAACGGAGGCTTCGGCAGGGCGCCACCGGCGATGTCAAGGGAGATTAATATTGATTTGAAACCCGGGGGGTATGTTCGCGGGTATAGTGTGGAATTCGAGGATAAGATTCCCAGGGTTGGAAGAAGAGATGGGCATGGCGAAGGCAAGAGGTGGTTGAATGAGAGGAGGGGACCTAAGGAGTTGCCTGATTCACGGTTCGAATTGGGGACCGGCGAGATTGGTTTTGCTAAgaatgttgatgatgattttcGCGTTGGGACGCGTGAGGAATATGGATGGGAATCGGGTAGATATAGTGGCAGAGGGAACAACAGGGAGTTTGGTCATGAATTATGGCGACCTTCTCTAAAGAAACAGGTTCAAAAGAAGAGTGCTCTTCTTAGGATCCAGAATGCAAAACCAAGTTATAGGAATCGTGAGATTGAACAATTACGGAATGCTGGTTATTCTGCTGAGTCTAACACTAATGATTTCAGGGGCAAGGAGCAGTGTGGGCATGTAGGTCATGGGATGAAacaagaagaaagggaaggaAGTCCTGTGGAACTTGATATCTCTTTTGAATCAAATTCCCTGGTTGCGAAGGCTATTGTGACCGCTTCGACTTCGACTGTTGTTACTGATACAAATATGAATTCTGTCTCTGATGCTGATTTAACTCCCtcagaaaagagaaaaaaggttTCAGTATCCGATAGTGATTGTTCTGGTTTGGAAGCTGCAAAAGTATCTAGGGATGTTGTAACTTTGAATAGCTCATCATGCAAAGTGAATGACTGCTCTGGATCTGTGAATGATTTAAGCTTACAGAATAATGTTGTTAATCCTTGTTCTCAACCTTGCACCCGTGAGACTGATAGTGTGAAAAATGAGGTTGCAGGTGGAAGTACCAAAATTCACTCTGGTAAGTCCTCCCCAAGGGTTGTCAAGAAGAAAAAAGTTGTCAAGAGAGTAGTGAAGAAAGTTGTTGGAAATCCAAAATCTACAATGTCAAATTCACGATCAGTGAATAAGGTTCATGGATGTGTGCAACCTGATCGAGTCATACCTAGTTCTTCATCTGTCTCTGTTCCCAACAAAGTTGAACCTTGTCTGGAGCAGAAAAACATCACTGTAGACAAGATGTCAATGCCTGGCCATAGTTCATACAATTTATCAAAGGATCGGAATCAATTGCTTGAAGATAGAAATGGAGATCTAACCCTGCTGAGTTTGGGGCCACATTCCAGGTCACGAGAATGTGAAACTGATGAAGATTCAGATACTCAGAAAGGAGCCGCCAGGTTTGAAAGTGGCCTTAACATTCCAAATTCTCAATCTTGTGCTTCTACTGGTGAAGCTAAAAAGATTGATTCTGAGTGTTTAGATGCAAATAATTCTGTCCATGACTTGCGTAGAATGCCAGATACTAACATGGTTCCTGAATTATTAAATGGAAGTACTTCCAAAATCAATGATGTGGGTTGTGATATTAAACAGCTATGTCAGAATCAAGAGTCTCAATCATGTGAGAATTATTCAAATGTAAGATGTCCACAGAATGGGTTTGTTATAGATGTAGTAGATGACAGCGTTCTTAGTTCAGCTGACAATATTGGTAAGTCAGATCACACTAATACATATAACTCTGCTAGTAGCGTTTATGGCCTAATTTCTGGTGATCTTAAAGGATCTAAAGAGAAGCTTACAGTTACTGAATGTGGTCTTACTGGTGAATCTGGTTTTGGACTTATGGTCCCTACTATTATCACCAAGTATGCTATTTTGGAAGAAAATCCAGACGTGATCAACCCTGCATCAAGCAGCGCAATGTCTGCCCCTTCAAATTCAGGAAAAATTAAGATTCACTCTGGTACAGATTGCATACAAAATGCTATTGCTGTGACACAGGGTTCTTATAGTGGACTGGTCAATTTAGAAGATGGTACCGCTGGTCAGTGTTCTGACATCACTAATGATGCTGTGAAGGATGTTTCCCCCAGTTACGCTGCCATATCTTCTGAGAATTGTGGCAAGGAAGAGCCATTTTCAAGTTCTAATCTTTCTGTTGGATTTGGTGAAGGGGATATAAACaatatgaaaaagagaaaagcTAGGACTCATTCAAAGTTTTTGCACTCAAAGATGGAGGGAATTTCTCCAAAACCTGTAAATTCAGTTAGCCATGCAAATGATTGGGATACTGCCTCAAGTGTGAAGGTGAAGGATGCATGTTGTTCAGAAGTTTTGGATCAATCTGTTCAAAGCTTAGGTTCTAACCTGGAATCGTGCTTGAATGGGATCATTACTTTACATGGGAAAAAGGAGCTTTCAGAGGCTGAGCTTTGTGTTAGAGATAATGAGATTGATGATGCAAATTATCTTTCACTATTATCTAAAGGGATCAAAGTCACGACTACCTCTGAGTTGAGTGATGCAGTTGTGGTATCCAAATCTTGTGCGGATTTTCCTGTTTCTTTCAGTGATAAACAAGCACCCGAAAAAGAAGTTGCATTGTCAAGCATGGATGTTCTGTTTAGTGCACAATCATTGTCATGTTCAGAGGATAGTAGGAAATTGTCTGACAATTTTGTTGGAGGTTCTTGTGACGCTAGATATGCAAATAATGAAACCATGAGTTCTGACCATTTTGAATTAAAGAACTCAGATTTTGCATCTTATTCACTTCGTGAGGACTTGGACATTCAGTTCCCATTGTTGGATGGTGAATGCAAAGAAAATGGCACTCAAATGCAAACTGACATTTTGGCGTCTGGATATAATAAGGGAGATATGAAGGACAGTTTAATTCATCAACAGAGCATTGTGTCCCATCCTTCCGATGGTGATTTGGAGGAGGATGCACCTGAAGCACCATCAGATGTGTGTTCTCAAGGGATATCGGAAGCACCTGAGAGAGGGAATTTAAATTGTACATCAATCCAAGATGAAAACAATTGTGGGGATATATCTGCAGTTGAACATGGTTCTGATTTGCCTACTTGTACTTCACCAATACAGCATACTAATAAGATTATGAAGTCAGCTAATGCAACTGGGCATAGTAACCCAGTTGAGAGGAATCTAATGCGACAATCATCCCAAGTCAACTCCAAGGTTTCAAATAATGGTCCAGTTTCTTATTTTTCAGAAAATGGGAGCAAAAATACCCTTGGAGGTGCCATGCCAAAAACTCAAAAGGGTCGTTCGTTCATCATTTCAAAGTCAAATTCAAAGACATCTGCCTCTTCAACCCATCTCTCAAATCCTCGAACTTGGCGACGTTCTGGTAATAATTCTCAAGGTTCTTTACCTGGAAACAAGCTTTCGCCAGGAAAATTTCTTCCCAAAAGGCAAATTCTAGATAGGAAAGGAAACTTTCAGAATACCTCTTACATTCGTAAAGGTAACAGTCTTGTAAGACAGCCTACTACAGTTTCTTTTACTCAGATCTCTTCTGTAAATAAGTCACCTTTGAGCTTAGATGAATTATCAAAGAGTACCAGATCTGGGAGCAGGATTGATGTGTCAGATCAACTGACCTTGAAAACAGGAGTAGCAGAGGTCCCTCAGCAGAGTCAGAGAAAACCTTCACTATCCATTGGCACATTATCAGAGGAAAATATATCTTCCCCATTGGTAGAACCTCCTTCCAGTGGTTGCTATGAAAATGCATCAGATCCTAGAAAACTGATAGATATCAATGATACACCAAACTCTTCCAAAGATGATTCAAATCAGTACGAAACTCCTGATAATCAAAGTAGTCCACTGAGTAAGCTGGAGAACCAAGTTGAAGCAAATGATGGACACATTTCTTCTTTCAGCACCAAGAGAATTGTATATACAAAGCCCAAAACAAATCAGTTGGTAGCGACTTCAAATTCTCGTGATGAGAAGTCCCAAACAGCCTTCTCTGAAGGCTACTACAAGAGGTGCAAAAATCAGTTAGTTAGGAATATGAACCAGACTGTTGCAGTGCCGAAAGCCACTCTAGATTCTGATGGTCAGGGGTCTTGTAAGGTGCTTTGCAACAGAAAGCTTAGTAAGAGGCAGTTACATAAAG TTGCTGGGAGATCATTCAAATCTTTAAGAGCCTCATTAGTCTGGACATTATGTGGCAAAAAGTCACCTAAAAATGGCCATAATTCATGGCATTCTCAAAGGGTTTTGCCTCAGTTATTTCCATGGAAAAGACCAACATATTTAAGAAGCGTCATTCATAATTCTGCTTCATGTTCCAATAGTACCTTCTTATCAGCAGTTAG GTCAACCCGTGGGTTTTCTCTTTGGAAATCCAAGGTATTAAGTGTTGGTGGGTCTAGTTTAAAATGGTCCAAATCCATTGAGAAGAACTCAAAGCAAGCTAATGAG GAGGCCACACTTGCTGTTGCTGCAGTAGAGAGGAAAAAGAGAGAGCAAAAAG AACGTATATTCCGTATTGGTTCAGTTCGCTACAAAATGGATCCTTCCAGGCGCACACTTCAGAGGATTTCAG ATGATGAATCCCTGTCGTCTGCCACTGCTGATTCGGGCTTGGTTGTGAAAAGAGCTTACATTCCTAGGAGATTGGTGATTGGAAATGATGA ATATGTCCGAATTGGAAATGGTAATCAGCTTATCAGAGACCCAAAAAAACGAACTCGAAAATTGGCAAATGAAAAAGTTAGATGGAGCTTGCATACTGCCAGGCAACGGTTGGCTCGAAAGCAGAAGTATTGTCAGTTTTTTACAAGATTTGGGAAATGTAACAAGGAGGGTGGGAAATGCCCTTATGTTCATGATCCCTCAAAAATTGCTGTCTGTACTAAGTTCCTGAATGGTTTATGTTCTACTCCCAGCTGCAAATTGACTCATAAG GTTATACCAGAGAGAATGCCAGATTGTTCTTATTTTCTGCAAG GCTTATGCACAAACCGAAATTGCCCATATAGACATGTCAATGTGAACCCTAAGGCTTCTGTTTGTGAAGGATTTCTCAAGGGTTATTGTGCTGATGGGAATGAG TGTAGGAAGAAGCACAGTTGTATCTGTCCTACTTTTCAAGCAACGGGCACCTGTACGAAAGGAACCAGATGCAAGCTTCATCATCCCGAAAAacaaaagggaaagaaaaggaagagatcTGGAGATCAGAGTAATAGTAACAGCAGAGGGCGTTACTTTGCTTCTGTTCCGATTAATGTTTCTGAAGCTGGAATCGTAGTTATTCCAGGGCAACGTGATCTGAGTGATGATCTTGAAGGAGAACTTACTGACTACATCAGCCTTCAGGATGACTATACAAAAACTGTTGGTCAATCATTAGCGCTAACATTGTGCGACAGCGATTCCTTGAGCTTGCAGTTGGAAGATTATGAAGTAAATATCAAACCAACTCTTTTAATGAAAACAAAAGGCACGCCGCGATCTTCTTGGTCCAGTGTCCTGCAAAGTTAG